A portion of the Gammaproteobacteria bacterium genome contains these proteins:
- a CDS encoding type II secretion system F family protein yields MAEKAQKLSLFAWEGTNKSGNRVRGETRSSSLSLAKAELRRQGINPTRVKKKAQSLFGGKRKKKITQGDIAIFSRQMATMMSSGVPLVQSFEIIGRGHENPAMAELILAIKGDVEAGNPLADALGRHPFQFDDLYCNLVNAGEQAGILENLLDKIATYKEKTEAMKSKIKKAMFYPLAVIVVAFIVTTILLLFVIPQFQDMFSGFGADLPAMTMFVVNLSILFQNWWWAIFGAIGGGIYAFFEAKKRSRKFRHILDRLMLKVPVFGDLLTKAAIARFARTLSTMFAAGVPLVEAMATVSGAAGNIVYSEAILRIRDEIATGSPLNQSMKQTELFPNMVVQMVAIGEEAGSIDAMLSKVADFYEQEVDDAVDGLSSLLEPIIMAFLGVVIGGLVVAMYLPIFKMGQVV; encoded by the coding sequence ATGGCGGAAAAGGCACAGAAACTCTCCCTCTTCGCGTGGGAAGGCACCAACAAGAGCGGCAACAGGGTGCGCGGCGAGACGCGCAGTTCGAGCCTGTCCCTGGCCAAGGCCGAGCTGAGGCGCCAGGGCATCAACCCGACCCGCGTGAAAAAGAAGGCCCAGTCGCTGTTCGGCGGCAAGCGCAAGAAGAAGATCACCCAGGGCGATATCGCGATCTTCAGCCGCCAGATGGCCACCATGATGTCCTCGGGCGTGCCGCTGGTGCAGTCCTTCGAGATCATAGGCCGCGGCCACGAGAACCCCGCCATGGCTGAGCTGATCCTCGCCATCAAGGGCGACGTGGAAGCTGGTAACCCGCTGGCAGACGCCCTCGGCAGACACCCGTTCCAGTTCGATGACCTCTATTGCAATCTGGTCAACGCCGGCGAGCAGGCGGGCATCCTGGAGAATCTGCTCGACAAGATCGCCACCTACAAGGAAAAGACCGAGGCGATGAAGAGCAAGATCAAGAAGGCGATGTTCTACCCCCTCGCCGTCATCGTCGTGGCCTTCATCGTCACCACCATCCTGCTGCTGTTCGTGATCCCGCAGTTCCAGGATATGTTTTCCGGCTTCGGCGCCGATCTGCCGGCGATGACCATGTTCGTGGTCAATCTGTCCATCCTGTTCCAGAACTGGTGGTGGGCGATCTTCGGTGCCATCGGCGGCGGTATCTATGCCTTCTTCGAGGCCAAGAAGCGCTCGCGCAAATTCAGGCACATATTAGATCGACTCATGCTCAAGGTGCCCGTTTTCGGCGACCTGTTGACCAAGGCCGCCATCGCCCGCTTCGCCCGCACACTATCAACCATGTTTGCCGCCGGAGTGCCGCTGGTGGAGGCGATGGCGACCGTCTCCGGCGCCGCCGGCAACATCGTCTACAGCGAGGCCATCCTGCGCATCCGCGACGAGATTGCCACCGGTTCTCCGCTCAATCAGAGCATGAAACAGACCGAGCTGTTCCCCAACATGGTGGTACAGATGGTAGCGATCGGCGAAGAGGCCGGCTCGATCGACGCCATGCTCAGCAAGGTCGCGGACTTCTATGAACAGGAGGTTGACGACGCCGTTGACGGCCTGAGCAGCCTGCTCGAACCGATCATCATGGCATTCCTGGGTGTTGTGATCGGCGGGCTGGTCGTGGCAATGTATCTGCCGATCTTCAAGATGGGCCAGGTGGTTTAA
- a CDS encoding prepilin peptidase, translated as MDLLSLLKDSPPALIAVVGLFSLMIGSFLNVLILRLPVMMERQWRTHCAEYLTDAQQPHAAPTSKEAEPFNLATPRSRCPHCGHAITALENIPILSYLILRGRCSSCGASISARYPLIEAVTAVLSMVVAWQFGFSWETAAALILTWALIALSVIDFDHQLLPDGITLPLLWLGLALSLFGVFADSPDAVIGALAGYLSLWGVYWLFKLLTGKEGMGYGDFKLLAMLGAWMGWTYLLPIVLLSSLVGAVVGITLVVLRGRDRNIPIPFGPYLATAGWITLLWGRDILDAYWGWMVFPP; from the coding sequence ATGGATCTTCTTTCACTACTAAAGGACAGCCCGCCCGCCCTCATTGCCGTCGTCGGCCTGTTCAGCCTGATGATCGGCAGTTTCCTCAACGTGCTCATCCTGCGCCTCCCGGTAATGATGGAACGCCAGTGGCGCACGCACTGCGCGGAATATCTCACGGACGCGCAGCAACCACATGCCGCCCCCACCTCAAAGGAGGCGGAACCGTTCAATCTCGCGACACCGCGCTCGCGCTGCCCGCACTGCGGGCATGCCATCACGGCGCTGGAAAACATTCCGATCCTGAGTTATCTGATACTGCGGGGGCGGTGCTCCTCCTGCGGGGCGAGCATCTCGGCGCGCTACCCGCTGATCGAGGCTGTGACCGCCGTCCTCTCCATGGTCGTCGCCTGGCAGTTCGGGTTTTCCTGGGAAACCGCGGCGGCACTGATCCTGACCTGGGCGCTGATCGCCCTCAGCGTGATCGACTTCGACCATCAGCTGCTGCCCGACGGCATCACGCTGCCGCTGCTGTGGCTCGGCCTCGCCCTCAGCCTGTTCGGGGTTTTCGCCGACAGCCCTGACGCCGTCATCGGCGCGCTTGCCGGCTATCTCAGCCTGTGGGGCGTGTACTGGCTGTTCAAGCTGCTCACCGGCAAGGAGGGCATGGGATACGGCGACTTCAAGCTGCTCGCCATGCTGGGGGCCTGGATGGGATGGACCTATCTGCTGCCGATCGTCCTGCTCTCCTCCCTGGTCGGCGCAGTCGTCGGTATCACTCTGGTGGTGCTGCGCGGCCGCGACCGCAATATACCCATTCCCTTCGGCCCCTATCTTGCCACGGCCGGCTGGATCACCCTGCTGTGGGGACGCGATATACTCGACGCGTACTGGGGCTGGATGGTCTTTCCGCCTTGA
- a CDS encoding dephospho-CoA kinase: MLVVGLTGGIGSGKSTVADCFVALGVPLIDADEIARELVASGGEALDEIVDCFGPDILDSRGGLDRNRLRHRVFTDDIQRRRLEAILHPRIRAEITTRIRGLDAPYCLVSIPLMIETAQTDLVDRVLVVDSPPELQRERIARRDGWPEEEIDGVLRVQATRAQRLQAADDVIANDGGLEALRRSVATLHRNYLALSDAAPR, from the coding sequence ATGCTGGTCGTCGGGCTGACCGGCGGCATCGGCAGCGGCAAATCCACCGTCGCGGACTGCTTCGTGGCGCTCGGAGTCCCGCTGATCGACGCCGACGAAATCGCGCGCGAACTGGTCGCATCCGGCGGGGAGGCGCTGGACGAAATAGTCGACTGTTTCGGACCGGACATCCTCGACAGCCGCGGCGGCCTGGATCGCAATCGCCTGCGTCACCGGGTCTTCACCGACGACATACAGCGCCGCCGGCTCGAGGCGATCCTGCACCCTCGCATCCGCGCCGAGATCACGACCCGGATCCGGGGGCTGGATGCTCCCTATTGCCTCGTCTCCATACCGCTGATGATCGAAACCGCGCAAACCGACCTGGTCGACCGCGTGCTCGTCGTCGACAGTCCGCCCGAGCTGCAACGCGAGCGCATTGCGCGGCGCGACGGCTGGCCCGAGGAAGAAATCGACGGAGTCCTGCGGGTACAGGCGACGCGTGCGCAGCGCCTCCAGGCTGCCGACGACGTCATCGCCAACGACGGCGGCCTGGAGGCGCTGCGTCGCTCGGTGGCGACACTGCACCGGAATTACCTCGCGCTGTCCGACGCTGCGCCGCGCTGA